The following coding sequences lie in one Vigna angularis mitochondrial DNA, complete sequence genomic window:
- the matR gene encoding maturase K produces the protein MKEAIRMVLESIYDPEFPDTSHFRSGRGRYSALRRIKEEWGTSRWFLEFDIRKCFHTIDRHRLIPIFKEEIDDPKFFYSIHKVFSAGRLVGGEKGPYSVPHSVLLSALPGNIYLHKLDQEIGRIRQKYEIPRIRSVLLRTGRIDDQENSGEEASFNAPQDNRAIIVGRVKSIQRKAAFHSLVSSWHTPPTSTPRRRGDQKTPFVFPPSSALAAFLNKPSSLLCAAFLIEAAGLTPKAEFYGRECFSYNNWAMRDLIQYCKRKGLLIELGGEARLVIRSERGLARKPAPFKKKNHYFIRICYVRYADDLLLGIVGAVELLIEIQKRIAHFLQSGLNLWVGSAGSTTIAARSTVEFPGTVIREVPPRTTPMQFLRELEKRLRVKHRIHITVCHLRSAIHSKFRNLGNSLPIKQLTKGMSETGSLLDGVPLAETLGTAGVRSPQVSVLWGTVQHIWQGSRGISLLHSSGRSNAPSDVQEAVARSGMSVRKLSLYTPAGRKAAGEGGGHWAGSISSEFPIQIEAPIKKILRRLRDRGIISRRRPWPIHVACLTNVSDGDIVNWSAGIAISPLSYYRCRDNLYQVRTIVDHQIRWSAIFTLAHKHKSSARNIIPKYSKDSNIVNQEGGKTLAEFPNSIELGKLGPGQDPNNKEHSTTSLVVFFLLVAMRTGVYF, from the coding sequence ATGAAAGAGGCGATCAGAATGGTACTCGAATCCATTTATGATCCCGAGTTTCCAGACACATCGCACTTCCGCTCGGGTCGAGGCCGCTACTCGGCCCTAAGACGGATCAAAGAAGAGTGGGGAACCTCTCGCTGGTTTTTGGAATTCGACATCAGGAAGTGTTTTCACACCATCGACCGACATCGACTCATCCCAATCTTTAAGGAAGAGATCGACGATCCCAAGTTCTTTTACTCCATTCATAAAGTCTTTTCCGCCGGACGACTCGTAGGAGGTGAGAAGGGCCCTTACTCCGTCCCACACAGTGTACTACTATCGGCCCTACCAGGCAACATCTACCTACACAAGCTCGATCAGGAGATAGGAAGGATCCGACAAAAGTACGAAATTCCTAGAATAAGATCGGTTCTATTAAGGACAGGTCGTATTGATGACCAAGAAAACTCTGGAGAAGAAGCAAGCTTCAACGCTCCCCAAGACAACAGAGCCATCATTGTGGGCAGGGTCAAGAGCATTCAACGCAAAGCGGCCTTTCATTCCCTTGTTTCGTCGTGGCACACCCCCCCCACAAGCACCCCCCGGCGAAGGGGGGACCAGAAAACGCCTTTCGTTTTCCCCCCTTCGTCGGCCCTTGCCGCCTTCCTTAACAAGCCCTCGAGCCTCCTTTGCGCCGCCTTCTTAATAGAAGCCGCCGGGTTGACCCCGAAGGCCGAATTCTATGGTAGAGAATGCTTTTCTTATAATAATTGGGCCATGAGAGACCTTATTCAGTATTGCAAAAGAAAGGGCCTGCTGATAGAGCTGGGCGGGGAGGCGAGACTAGTTATCAGGTCAGAGAGAGGCCTGGCCCGTAAACCGGCCCCCTTCAAAAAAAAAAACCATTATTTCATAAGGATTTGTTACGTGCGATATGCCGACGACTTACTACTGGGAATCGTGGGTGCCGTAGAGCTTCTCATAGAAATACAAAAACGTATCGCCCACTTCCTACAATCCGGCCTGAACCTTTGGGTAGGCTCTGCAGGATCAACAACAATAGCTGCACGGAGTACGGTAGAATTCCCCGGTACGGTCATTCGGGAAGTCCCTCCGAGGACGACTCCCATGCAATTCTTGCGAGAGCTGGAGAAGCGTCTACGGGTAAAGCACCGTATCCATATAACTGTTTGCCACCTACGCTCCGCCATCCATTCCAAGTTTAGGAACCTAGGGAATAGTCTCCCGATCAAACAGCTGACGAAGGGGATGAGCGAAACAGGGAGTCTACTGGACGGGGTTCCACTAGCGGAGACTCTTGGAACAGCTGGAGTAAGAAGTCCCCAAGTCAGCGTATTATGGGGGACCGTCCAGCACATCTGGCAAGGATCAAGGGGGATCTCGTTGTTGCATAGCTCAGGTCGGAGCAACGCGCCATCGGACGTTCAAGAGGCAGTCGCACGATCGGGCATGAGTGTCCGGAAGTTGTCATTGTATACTCCCGCGGGTCGGAAGGCGGCGGGGGAAGGAGGAGGACACTGGGCGGGATCTATCAGCAGCGAATTCCCCATACAGATAGAGGCGCCTATCAAAAAGATACTCCGAAGGCTTCGGGATCGAGGTATCATTAGCCGAAGAAGACCCTGGCCAATCCACGTGGCCTGCTTGACGAACGTCAGCGACGGAGACATCGTAAATTGGTCTGCGGGCATCGCGATAAGTCCTCTGTCCTACTACAGGTGCCGCGACAACCTTTACCAAGTCCGAACGATTGTCGACCACCAGATCCGCTGGTCTGCAATATTCACCCTAGCCCACAAGCACAAATCCTCGGCGCGTAATATAATCCCAAAGTACTCCAAAGACTCAAATATAGTCAATCAAGAAGGTGGTAAGACCCTTGCAGAGTTCCCCAACAGCATAGAGCTTGGGAAGCTCGGACCCGGTCAAGATCCGAACAACAAGGAGCACTCCACTACTAGTCTAGTCGTTTTTTTTCTATTAGTTGCGATGCGAACAGGCGTTTACTTCTGA